The following proteins come from a genomic window of Anaerobutyricum hallii:
- a CDS encoding ribulokinase — translation MSKYAIGIDYGTLSVRALLVDIETGKEVAASIYEYPHGVMEEHIPSGKKLPVGWALQDPQDYLEGLLVTVRDVVSRNKILPGEVVGIGVDFTSSTVIPVKADKTPLCHLPEFKEEPHAYVKLWKHHGAEEEAKLMNDVAVARGEEWLPTYGGKISSEWMYPKIYETLRHAPEVYDAADRFMEAGDWIIWQMTGEETRSACCAGYKAYYHHEKGYPSKDFFKAVDPRMENIVEEKLDAPIKGVGEKAGHLTASMAREMGLMEGVPVATCIIDAHASLPGCGIGEPGKMMIIVGTSSVHMMLGDKEAAIKGSSGTVKDGIMPGYFGYEAGQSCVGDHFAWFVENCVPESYEQEARVRGISIHQLLSEKLSSYKAGASGLLALDWFNGVRTPLMDFNLNGLIMGMNLLTKPEEIYLSLIEATAYGTRMIIEGFEEAGLEVKDITLSGGIPIKNEMLVQVYSDVCNRKIKVVDSTQSSALGAAILGAAAAPERITGFKNANEAAKRLGKVKDKVWEPNQDNVEIYNELYEEYKTLHGYFGTGINDVMKHLNNIRERRK, via the coding sequence ATGAGCAAATATGCGATTGGGATTGATTATGGTACATTATCTGTACGTGCACTTCTTGTAGATATAGAAACAGGGAAGGAAGTAGCTGCAAGTATTTATGAATATCCACATGGGGTTATGGAAGAACATATTCCGTCAGGGAAAAAGCTTCCGGTAGGATGGGCGTTACAGGATCCACAAGATTATTTGGAAGGATTACTTGTTACAGTAAGAGATGTTGTTTCAAGAAATAAAATTCTTCCGGGAGAAGTCGTAGGTATTGGAGTGGATTTTACCTCTTCTACGGTAATTCCGGTGAAAGCAGATAAAACACCGCTATGTCATCTTCCAGAATTTAAAGAGGAACCACATGCTTATGTGAAATTATGGAAGCATCATGGTGCGGAAGAAGAAGCAAAATTGATGAATGATGTTGCTGTAGCACGTGGAGAAGAATGGCTTCCGACATATGGTGGTAAAATTTCCAGTGAATGGATGTATCCGAAAATTTATGAAACACTGCGTCATGCACCAGAAGTTTATGATGCGGCTGATCGTTTTATGGAGGCAGGAGACTGGATTATCTGGCAGATGACAGGAGAAGAAACAAGAAGTGCCTGCTGCGCAGGATATAAGGCATATTATCATCATGAAAAAGGATATCCATCAAAAGATTTCTTTAAAGCGGTAGACCCAAGAATGGAAAACATCGTAGAGGAGAAGCTTGATGCTCCGATTAAAGGCGTTGGAGAAAAAGCAGGACATTTAACAGCTTCTATGGCAAGAGAAATGGGACTTATGGAAGGCGTTCCGGTAGCTACCTGTATTATTGATGCGCATGCTTCTTTACCAGGCTGTGGAATTGGTGAACCGGGCAAAATGATGATTATCGTAGGAACTTCTTCCGTACATATGATGCTTGGGGATAAAGAAGCAGCGATCAAAGGGTCATCAGGTACAGTAAAAGATGGAATTATGCCAGGATATTTTGGATATGAAGCAGGACAGTCTTGTGTAGGAGATCATTTTGCTTGGTTTGTTGAAAATTGTGTACCGGAAAGCTATGAGCAGGAGGCGCGTGTAAGAGGAATTTCTATTCATCAGCTTCTTTCTGAAAAGTTATCTTCTTATAAAGCAGGGGCAAGTGGTTTGTTAGCACTAGATTGGTTTAATGGTGTACGTACTCCTTTAATGGATTTTAATTTAAATGGTTTGATTATGGGAATGAATCTATTGACAAAACCAGAAGAAATATATCTGTCTCTTATTGAAGCAACTGCGTATGGAACCCGCATGATAATTGAAGGATTCGAGGAAGCTGGCTTAGAAGTAAAAGACATTACATTAAGTGGTGGTATTCCAATCAAAAATGAAATGCTTGTACAAGTATATTCTGATGTATGTAATCGAAAAATTAAAGTTGTTGATTCCACACAATCAAGTGCCCTTGGTGCGGCAATTTTAGGTGCAGCAGCGGCTCCGGAGCGTATTACAGGTTTTAAAAATGCTAATGAAGCAGCAAAGAGGCTTGGAAAAGTAAAAGATAAAGTCTGGGAGCCAAATCAGGATAACGTTGAAATCTATAATGAACTCTATGAAGAATATAAAACCTTGCATGGTTACTTTGGAACTGGTATAAATGATGTGATGAAACATTTAAATAATATCAGGGAAAGAAGAAAATAG
- a CDS encoding NUDIX hydrolase — translation MNSLKKIKEWLNTFTPFNEQEQVDCQRIRQFLEEEPNLLLRDNVKMHFTASAWVLNPSKNKVLMLYHNIYQSWSWSGGHADGEGDLLSVAMKEVKEESGLLSLKPLLDMPLSIEILGVQPHYKKQKYVSAHLHLNYTFLLHNTREEKLKICPEENSKVSWLSPDEAVRSSTEAWMKPIYEKLNQKMREYL, via the coding sequence ATGAATTCTTTAAAAAAGATAAAAGAGTGGCTTAACACATTTACACCTTTTAATGAGCAGGAACAAGTGGACTGTCAGCGCATAAGACAGTTTTTAGAGGAAGAACCGAATCTTTTACTGCGTGATAATGTAAAAATGCATTTTACAGCATCTGCATGGGTATTAAACCCATCTAAGAATAAAGTTCTGATGCTCTACCATAATATTTATCAGTCCTGGTCCTGGAGCGGTGGACATGCAGACGGAGAAGGTGATCTTTTATCTGTTGCAATGAAGGAAGTAAAAGAAGAAAGTGGATTGCTTTCTTTAAAACCATTATTGGATATGCCTTTATCTATTGAAATTCTTGGTGTACAGCCACATTATAAAAAACAGAAATATGTCAGCGCACACCTGCATCTAAACTACACCTTTCTTCTACATAACACAAGAGAAGAAAAATTAAAAATCTGCCCTGAGGAAAACAGCAAGGTGAGCTGGCTTTCTCCAGATGAAGCGGTACGTTCATCAACAGAAGCGTGGATGAAGCCAATTTATGAGAAACTTAACCAGAAGATGAGAGAGTATTTGTAA
- a CDS encoding BMC domain-containing protein: MTEGRIIYNPSESVMKMFYRKMNAESREELKSRKFDAVGLLQTTVAGVLYYADRAFKTSNVYPVEINGSCPQHITTLAFFGETTAVETAMKTLMREEKEKKNRLI; this comes from the coding sequence ATGACAGAAGGACGTATTATTTATAATCCAAGTGAATCCGTAATGAAGATGTTTTATCGCAAAATGAATGCGGAGAGCAGAGAAGAATTAAAAAGTAGAAAGTTTGATGCAGTAGGTTTATTACAGACAACGGTAGCCGGTGTATTATATTACGCAGATCGTGCATTTAAGACAAGTAATGTTTATCCGGTAGAGATTAATGGAAGTTGTCCACAGCATATCACAACATTAGCTTTCTTTGGTGAAACGACGGCAGTAGAAACAGCAATGAAAACGTTGATGAGAGAGGAAAAAGAAAAGAAAAATCGTTTGATTTAG
- a CDS encoding copper homeostasis protein CutC, which produces MSKDLEVEICCGSYYDALQAWKGGAKRVELNSALHLGGLTPSLGTLRQVKKNTGLKVICMVRPRGAGFCYNMADFEVMLEDAHILLENGADGIAFGCLTADRKINEKQTKKMVQLIKSYNKESVFHRAFDCVTDINEAMQTLIEIGVDRVLTSGLKSTAIAGAETIQYLQKEYGEQIEILAGSGLNAQNVQNFIRKTDVKQIHSSCKGWLPDMTTCSEDVSFSYRAKKKNACKEAIVGDYEVVDVVLVKKFIDMATCELAFEIEKEDEKVLKICYDNTALPEK; this is translated from the coding sequence ATGTCAAAGGATCTAGAAGTAGAAATCTGCTGTGGTAGTTATTATGATGCATTGCAGGCCTGGAAGGGTGGGGCGAAGAGAGTAGAGTTAAATAGTGCATTGCATTTAGGTGGCTTAACCCCGTCTCTTGGAACACTTCGTCAGGTAAAGAAAAATACAGGTTTGAAGGTTATCTGTATGGTTCGTCCAAGAGGAGCAGGTTTTTGCTATAATATGGCAGATTTTGAAGTGATGCTAGAGGATGCCCACATTTTATTGGAAAATGGAGCGGATGGGATTGCATTTGGCTGTTTGACTGCTGATCGAAAAATAAATGAGAAGCAAACAAAGAAAATGGTACAGCTTATTAAGTCTTATAATAAGGAGTCTGTTTTTCACAGGGCATTTGATTGTGTGACGGATATAAATGAGGCAATGCAAACGCTTATTGAGATTGGAGTGGACAGAGTTCTTACTAGTGGATTAAAGTCTACAGCGATTGCCGGAGCAGAGACTATACAGTATTTACAGAAAGAATATGGAGAGCAAATTGAGATTTTGGCAGGAAGTGGACTTAATGCACAGAATGTACAGAATTTTATTAGGAAAACAGATGTAAAGCAAATACACAGTTCCTGTAAAGGATGGCTGCCGGATATGACAACCTGTAGTGAGGATGTGAGTTTTTCATATAGAGCAAAGAAAAAGAATGCCTGTAAAGAAGCGATAGTAGGAGACTATGAAGTAGTAGATGTTGTATTAGTGAAAAAGTTTATCGATATGGCTACCTGTGAACTTGCTTTTGAAATTGAGAAAGAAGATGAAAAAGTACTAAAAATATGTTATGATAATACGGCACTGCCAGAAAAGTAG